The sequence acatacagtacagtgtgagtgtatgtatgaatgtgctTATTACCAGAGGCTTGGTGactctcttcctctgcagagacTGTAATGCCACGGTAACCCCCTTCTTTGGCGCAGTAATGGATAAACCTAAAAAGAGAGTTCAGCATAGGAGGCTGTCCAACCCATTCTTCTCCACTGAAAGACTGTTAACACTGAAGACACTGAATTAGGACTAGTGGCCTTACTTGTTCCAAAGTTGGTCAGCTTTCAAGACTCTGGGGTCTCCCACCACAATCAGCAGAGCTCGGGCTCGGGTGATTGCCACGTTGAACCTCTGAGAAGATAATTTCAGTTTGTGCTCTACTGATGCTACCATAGTAGTTTAATAGAAATCATTAATATGCATCTGCTTTACTGTAAGAAATATATGTTTGTCTTGAGTTATTGTGTAATGTTTAATACCTTCTCATTATTAACAAAGCCCAGAGTGAATCGCTGCTTGTGCGCTGTCAGTTTAGGATTGCTGCGGACTGTAGACACCAGAATAACGTTGAACTCTTTACCCTGAAACTTTTCCACGGAACCAACCTATGAAAAACACGAATGCAAGGTTTGTTTAGTGTAAATCCAAAATCTCTCTTACACGTGTTTCACAACAAACATACAATTACTTTGTATCTCCATACTGTGGTGGAAGTAGACCGAATAAAGGAGACCAAGAAAGAGAAATTGGtcttttgtatatttatttatcttttgaGCAAAAGGACTGAAACCTACAAGGTGACAGTCAGCATCTGCCGAGGAAATGATCCAGAGTACCTTGTCATCAGAGTTTTTATACACATAGGAACAAAGACTCAATAGTTACActcaacaagaaaaacacattgatgattgattaagGCATTTCTCAATTGAAGGCTCACCCTTTGTCTCAAATTTGTGTGGGGGACAGTTAATGTTCAAGCTATGCTATATTTCAACCTTGCATCATTTTGCATGTAAAAGTGGTACAAGTCAGGCATTGTATGAGGGAAAGTCAGTTCATGTGCAGTATTAGAAGTTCGAGCAAAGTTCAGCAGAAGGGAGAGATTCAAAGGTCATGTATTAAATGATAATTGTATATTCAAGGGTTATACATTAAATGACAGGTTATGTATTATATGATACTTTAATTTTTCCTCTACACATACCAATATGTTTTCTAAGTTTTCCTTCCTGAGATCTTTGTCCATCTGAAGGGCGATCTGGATTTTCTCCACCTGTTAGCACACAAAAATTGGACGATGTGAACAAGATTGCCCTTATCGAAACCCTAATTTCCCGTTACCCGTGGTCACCATGGTAGGCACAGAAAGTACCACCAAAGGTTCAGTATTTGAACAAGATGTCGTTGCTACAAGGATAATTgcaaagattattattttttgtatggCACTTGGCCTGTGGGAGGAAATGACAGCAAGCCTGACTAACAGATCCATGAACATATCCATAGATTATTTTAAGACAGTACACTCACTTGTTTTCTGTATGGTGCAATGATGCCAATTTCTCCTGGTCCAATTTGTGTGACACCCTTTTTGTGAAGATAGTCAATAAGGGCTTTTAAGTATTCCTTCAATACCTCCATCTCTGCTGTGTTGTAAACAGAGGGACAGTTGGCGGCACGTTCGTCAGTACCTGCCACGCCATGGAAGATCAAAGGGAAACCCTGAGacatagaaaaagaaattaGACTAGGGgtggacagagagggagagcattgcatgtatgtttgtgtgtgtgtgtgtctatattaCTTTCTTGGGCAAGCGTTTCCATTTGCAGTATTGACTGCAATTCTCTTTAGGAGCATAAGGCTGAAGTTGTCCTTTATAAAAGAGCTCATTTGGAATTTTCAGAATTGCAGGATGTGACCTGAGACagagtgaagaagaaaagaagaccactgaaaaaatgtgaaccagGGACACGTTTAGAAAAAGCTTGGGCAAGTGGAGGGAGATCAATAAGTGGTTTAAAAGTAACGTTGAgggaaaatatagaaataaagtaAAGCATCACCACTACCACACCTGTAGTTCCTCAATAATTTTGTGACAAAACAGCTGTTGAACCCGTGTGTCTCATGTGACTTATACAGGTCGATGTCCCCCATCAGACGCTCCAACAGGGACACATCTGCACAGAGTAAATAGCTTCAAACTTCCACAGGTCCAAGCAATAATAAACAGCGTTCAGCAGTTAAGAGCAAATTAGTGATCATTTGAAAACTTCACACACCATATAGTGTTTAGCTGTATATTTTTAAGTTATCCACAGTGCTCACCCATGCCATGTTTCTCTGCCAACTTGGACGTGACGATGGGGCCTGACTGTTTAGGGTCTCCAGCCAGCACTACCTggcatttgtttggttttactaaacctttggagcaaacacagaaacagtaaaAGGGAAAGCTTATATAGAATATCATATACGGTATGTTAAACAAGCTGAACTTGTTTGTCACCTGCTAACGGGATGATACACTCTGTTTCTGCAGCCTGGCCTGCCTCATCCACAAAGATATAAGTGTAATGACCTGGAGGAACCCCACCTGTCACTagcctggagagagagagagagagagagagagagagagagagagagagagagagagagagagagagagagagagagagagaatgcagccattaataataatattaattactTCTGCACTACTTGTTACTGGGCAAAACTAAATTGTGATGTGTTACCACCAAACACAATAGCATAGTGCATTAACTACTGTACCGTGCCGCAGTCAGCAGTGTGGTGACCATGATATTATACTTCATCAGCTCCTCTTTAGGGGGCATCATaagtgtttttgtcttcttgttcaGGTTGCAGTTATgctacaaaaatgaaaaagcacatatgtacatatataaacacactttAATGTGCAGCTGCCAGAATTAAGTTTGATAGCATAGATGATATTTAATGGAGGTGAATCTGCAGATTTCTTCATAAATCTGGTATGTGCTGGGTGAATTTGCATTTATATGTTCTGGTACAAATGTGCAACTGCAATGATGTCATTCAAGAGTTCATTcagttgtaaaatgttttaaacaatcCAGCAGAATTGAATGCCTTTGTGGAGCTACATAAATTAACCGTCTTAGAAACTATGGCATATGTGACATCTTGTCATATATTCATGTTGTCTTAATGCTGCTTCTTtaggtttgtttatttttgagggaaattactcaaaaaatgaaaaaagtatgCAGACCTTTATAATCTGGGGAATATTTCTCACGGAGCAATTTAGGGCGTACAAGCGATACAACTTGCGCTTGCCTATATTTCCACTCAGTATCTTTTCACAGAGGTGATCAGTTGCACTGTTGGAGGGAGCGCAGGCCAGGATATTGCAGGACATCTGAGTTTTCATTATCTGCTTGATGGCTTCCACCAAAGTCACTGTTTTGCCTGATGACcaatatatgtaaaaaatatattattctaGATGTTAAGACAAATCATTAAACATCATTCACAAACATGCATGTACGCTACCTGTGCCAGGTGGACCAAATACCAGGTAAGGGGCAGGTTTTGCAGAAGCGGCTACAATGTGTTGAATGGCTATGCACTGCTCCGGGTTGTTCTCCGACTCCAACGGCCTgctgacagagaaacagaggtgCAGAGGAGTAACATCAGAGCTGAGTCATCCTTAAGAGAGAGTCAGTGTTGACATGCACAGAGTGAACCAAATATTAGAGATATGATTAAAAGCACATGACTGTATCACATGGATTCTTGACCTTGAAGTATTCTGACCTGTGTACACATGAATGGTGCGAAGAAAAGTTTCCAGTAGGGAACAGCACCTCCTTCAATTTGTGCCTATGCACCAGCGCTGCTGCTCTATGCTGGATACGCAGAGGCAGACGGTTGACAATGAAGTTCACCTTGAACCTCATGCCCTCCTTGAAATGCCTCAAGAACCTGCATTCAAATTCAGTTAGTCATGTGTGGTGATAAGGACAGCATAACTTAACAAATACAATGGGTGAGCATTGTATAAAAAAAGAGTGATgttcaaataacactgaaaccaAGAGGCCTTTCTAGATTGACAAGATCAGAAAAAAACTACTactccccctccacccccttTCCTATAATGCCTTTGAAAAGATTAAATGATCATTACTGTATCAGTCACTTTCCACTTtgagaaaaatgtgaacatatttaATTCCAGCCTTAAACTTGTAGCAGGTAAGTAGCTTCAAACTTGTAGTGCAGTGGTGAAACAAGTTTTTTTCCCATTTAATAAAAGTTCAGAGCCATATCTCACATTCAAAACATCTGTCTACTGTAAGTGTCagtattattgtatattttcagACAACTGACTGTGGAGAAACTGGTATTTCTGCCTCTTTTATGTTGGATTTCTTgctgtttaattatttaatgcTTATAGATCATATATTTAATTGAAATGGACAAATATAccaccaaacaacaaaataaggtCAGTGTCAGGGTCTTAGGGGATTCTTTCCTGTAAGAATTTCATCATTTAATCCCATTTGATCCCTCCTTGTTTTCACACAATGGGCTGTTCTTACTTTTCGCACAACTGCAGGTAGACCTGCTCTGCATCCTCATGTTGGATCCAGCCTTTGtaaactgcattttcaaaacCTCCTGACTTGTCTAAAGGAGTCACCAGCACTTGGTTTCCAGGCAACAAGGATGAAGAGCTTCCAGTGACACCTGCAATCTGATGATACAAAAGGTTTGTGTGTAATTTATACAGTCATTGAGGTGAAAGTTCCAGCCAAAGCAATGACAGTACAGCATTTGTCTTTTGGTCTCTCACCCGCAGAATAAGAAGATTCTTGGTGTTTTTGTCTCTGAACATGGTCACATCATCCTGGTTGTACTTCTCAACCTCTGTCTTCAGCTGGAGCTCCTCGAGATGCAACAGCAGGTGGAATCTCCTGAAGTAGTTTTTCCAGTTCAGAAGTGTCTCCTGAAGGTCCCTGAAGAGATCCCAGTGACATGAAAAGGTGGATCAGGTTCGTGATCAGATTAGGGCATCATGTTTCCTGCCCTGATAGCGTATAGcgtatatttttcaaatcacaGCATTAGTGTGCCATGTTAGTTAAGACAGCATGTCCACTTAGCTTAAGATACAGTATTTTCTCCCAGTGTTTATGCAATGTTATGTTATGCAAACAGCTCCTTGCATAAGGTGGAGTAAGACTATTGCAAACATGAGTCATTATGCAATCACATACCATTGTATGTAATATATTGTCCTGACACGTGATTGGTTGACATGATGTCGAGTCAAAACCTGATTGACTCATAAGTAATTAAATCTGGTGCAGAGTAAACTCACATTCTCATTCAAAGTGTGTGCACATGAAAATACATACGTGTCTGCTTTTATCAAGTCTTTTGTGCTTTGGGGCATCGGATAGTCGTTCAAAGGCACTACAGACTTCAGCCACATCGATACAACACTGGAGTggataaacaaagacaaaagatgACTCGTAAAACCAGTGACTGATACATGTGGCAATCTGCAGAATTTAAATTGAGATGGGTGACAGAGTCCTCTATGTGAATGGAGACTATCAGAGGTATAAAGATACAGTAATTTAAGCCTTCGGTAATTCAGCCTTTTGTGGTAATGTATGTCTGAAAAAGCTAAGAGAGGATCATTGGATTATCTCATGAGCGATGCTGTACAGCATAATCTGCACATTAACAGATATGACATGAATATTACAAGATATTAACTTGTTATACCCTTTAGTAGACGTCGACTTCTCAGTTTGGAACTCGCACAGTGAGTTTGTGGCTGTGGATGGGAGCTCTTTATTAGAAGACGTATGATGTGTGACTTCCAAGAGGCGCATAATCTCAAATTTATCTGACGACTGCTTGCGCGTTTCAAACTTAAAGACCAGCAACTGTTCATAGAAGCCTGCGTGGACAGCGTGGAAGTGGACCTTGATTTTATAGGTCTCTCCTAAGAACAACATGAGAGTGGAGATGGTAAAGAGATTAGGCACATATGGATGGATTAATATGGAATAAAACTCAGCCTTTatgtcatttattaaaaaataatacatttatttaacaccACATGAACtcacaataacagtaatattttctctctcacatgTTGGATTAAAGCCACCTATTGTGTTGTAACAGTATCTGTGCAGAGTCTAACCCTGACACATGAACAACTTTATTCAAATGTATTGaacatgacaaatattttaattatacaaAATGGCAAAAAGTACTTTATTATGACGAGTCAGTGAACCCTACTGTTTCTATTATGGCTACAGCTCAAagtttttgtctctctttctataatagttattactttttttacattattgttttattatgtaCCTTCAGCCTTTATTTTAGTCTTACAAAAATCCTCAAGTCAAAGTAAACAGTACACAGTCACTACCTATGCTGTTTATGTTCTTTTTCCTTGTGAATCAACAATTAAAAGTGGTGTGTATTGTACTCttaaaaggaatagttcaacattttggtaaatatgcttattcacttccAGGCAGAGAGTTAGATTTGAAGATCAATActgctctcatatctgtctgctaactataaagctacagccagcagccggttatGCAGCTTAGCTTACTATAATGAATGTAAACAAGGGGAagcagctagcttggctctgttcAACAGTTACAAAATCTGTCTACCAGCAACAAAAGATCACTATATGCTGTTTGAGACCAGTTACTTCCTGAAGTCTCTGCTGGTTTCCTGGCAACTGCTCAGATTAATTTATAcagcatatttatatttttcatatttaagagTGGTATAATTCTTCTAATCTAACTCTCTGTAAACTGTAAAGTTTAGTTGTCTCAACAAGGAAGGACATGAGCTTGTAGCAATTTCCGGTAAACATGACAGAATGCCATGCTCGTCTCCAACATTGATGCGTGTGTTGACCATATGTTTAGAAAAATACATCCAACACATGTACTTTAATTTGCTCATTTGTCACTGGTGTCGATATCCAACAAGAACTGACAACGGTACAGACCCTCTTGCAGGTGTGgtttatgattgtgtgtgtcttCTTCATACCTGGTCTAAGAGTGTGTCGCTTGATAGTCTTGACTCTTTTTCCATGAGAATCTCTGACAGTGAAAATGTTCCTTACGAAGTCAGAAGCCCGAAAACTCAAATAAACAGTTTTGACACCAGAGTTCTTCACAGTCAATGGCACAACTATCTGTTGGACAGGAAACATGTCATATTATTATCTCATACAAGCTCACACAATAAATGGGGATATTGATGTAAGCTCTTGTCTTTGCATTGATGAGACCTAAATGTTGAGCGACAAaatttttattaatgtaaacTATCTGCTTCTACTCAGACTTAATGCACATGTTTAAGATAAAGGTGTTACTAAATTTATACTGATTTGCTAGTACAGATAGCACATCTTACCGTGTTTTCATATAGAGTGAGGCAGATCTTTTCCTCTGTTGAAGCAGGCTCTGAAGTTACGGTgacattgtatttattggggATTAGCTGAGCCCTGTGTTGTTGGACAACAT is a genomic window of Thunnus maccoyii chromosome 4, fThuMac1.1, whole genome shotgun sequence containing:
- the LOC121895448 gene encoding putative helicase mov-10-B.1 isoform X1, with protein sequence MSQHQKQRQQLQMLPAAKSVQNTEPGTSGHLNEPQNAFDVEAQMAQQARKKIQARLKKAKLFQKYRAQLIPNKYNVTVTSEPASTEEKICLTLYENTIVVPLTVKNSGVKTVYLSFRASDFVRNIFTVRDSHGKRVKTIKRHTLRPGETYKIKVHFHAVHAGFYEQLLVFKFETRKQSSDKFEIMRLLEVTHHTSSNKELPSTATNSLCEFQTEKSTSTKGVVSMWLKSVVPLNDYPMPQSTKDLIKADTDLQETLLNWKNYFRRFHLLLHLEELQLKTEVEKYNQDDVTMFRDKNTKNLLILRIAGVTGSSSSLLPGNQVLVTPLDKSGGFENAVYKGWIQHEDAEQVYLQLCEKFLRHFKEGMRFKVNFIVNRLPLRIQHRAAALVHRHKLKEVLFPTGNFSSHHSCVHSRPLESENNPEQCIAIQHIVAASAKPAPYLVFGPPGTGKTVTLVEAIKQIMKTQMSCNILACAPSNSATDHLCEKILSGNIGKRKLYRLYALNCSVRNIPQIIKHNCNLNKKTKTLMMPPKEELMKYNIMVTTLLTAARLVTGGVPPGHYTYIFVDEAGQAAETECIIPLAGLVKPNKCQVVLAGDPKQSGPIVTSKLAEKHGMDVSLLERLMGDIDLYKSHETHGFNSCFVTKLLRNYRSHPAILKIPNELFYKGQLQPYAPKENCSQYCKWKRLPKKGFPLIFHGVAGTDERAANCPSVYNTAEMEVLKEYLKALIDYLHKKGVTQIGPGEIGIIAPYRKQVEKIQIALQMDKDLRKENLENILVGSVEKFQGKEFNVILVSTVRSNPKLTAHKQRFTLGFVNNEKRFNVAITRARALLIVVGDPRVLKADQLWNKFIHYCAKEGGYRGITVSAEEESHQASAKSDSTTRQSPL
- the LOC121895448 gene encoding putative helicase mov-10-B.1 isoform X2, translated to MSQHQKQRQQLQMLPAAKSVQNTEPGTSGHLNEPQNAFDVEAQMAQQARKKIQARLKKAKLFQKYRAQLIPNKYNVTVTSEPASTEEKICLTLYENTIVVPLTVKNSGVKTVYLSFRASDFVRNIFTVRDSHGKRVKTIKRHTLRPGETYKIKVHFHAVHAGFYEQLLVFKFETRKQSSDKFEIMRLLEVTHHTSSNKELPSTATNSLCEFQTEKSTSTKGVVSMWLKSVVPLNDYPMPQSTKDLIKADTDLQETLLNWKNYFRRFHLLLHLEELQLKTEVEKYNQDDVTMFRDKNTKNLLILRIAGVTGSSSSLLPGNQVLVTPLDKSGGFENAVYKGWIQHEDAEQVYLQLCEKFLRHFKEGMRFKVNFIVNRLPLRIQHRAAALVHRHKLKEVLFPTGNFSSHHSCVHRPLESENNPEQCIAIQHIVAASAKPAPYLVFGPPGTGKTVTLVEAIKQIMKTQMSCNILACAPSNSATDHLCEKILSGNIGKRKLYRLYALNCSVRNIPQIIKHNCNLNKKTKTLMMPPKEELMKYNIMVTTLLTAARLVTGGVPPGHYTYIFVDEAGQAAETECIIPLAGLVKPNKCQVVLAGDPKQSGPIVTSKLAEKHGMDVSLLERLMGDIDLYKSHETHGFNSCFVTKLLRNYRSHPAILKIPNELFYKGQLQPYAPKENCSQYCKWKRLPKKGFPLIFHGVAGTDERAANCPSVYNTAEMEVLKEYLKALIDYLHKKGVTQIGPGEIGIIAPYRKQVEKIQIALQMDKDLRKENLENILVGSVEKFQGKEFNVILVSTVRSNPKLTAHKQRFTLGFVNNEKRFNVAITRARALLIVVGDPRVLKADQLWNKFIHYCAKEGGYRGITVSAEEESHQASAKSDSTTRQSPL